The Arachis ipaensis cultivar K30076 chromosome B07, Araip1.1, whole genome shotgun sequence genome includes a window with the following:
- the LOC107609877 gene encoding uncharacterized protein LOC107609877: MDAWIICSFFLQGGRYTINDIHYVADSDTLVPAGDTEFAKDAAFGYKSSNLRDWVEEKTGGRIPASTVASVSIELLRKGGPDAVCQHLYSLKKGSACVVNATSERDMAVFALEMIKAELMEKHFLCRTAASFVSSRIGIISRPPILPKDLGITRERNGSLIVVGSYVPKTTKQVEELKLQCGHFLKSIEVSVEKLAMRPVEEREEEVSRAAEIADAYLKAHKDTLIMTSQNLITGKIASESLDINFKVSSALVEIVKRIITKPRYILAKVHV, from the exons ATGGATGCATGGATAATTTGTTCCTTTTTCCTTCAAGGAGGCCGCTACACTATCAATGACATACACTATGTTGCTGATTCTGATAC GCTTGTTCCTGCAGGGGACACAGAGTTTGCTAAAGATGCTGCCTTTGGCTACAAATCTTCGAATCTGCGTGAT TGGGTAGAAGAGAAGACTGGTGGTcgaatacctgcatccactgttGCTTCTGTTTCCATTGAACTTTTGAGGAAAGGAGGACCAGATGCAGTTTGCCAGCATCTATACAGTCTAAAAAAG GGTTCAGCATGTGTAGTTAATGCAACTAGTGAAAGAGACATGGCTGTATTTGCACTTGAAATGATCAAG GCAGAATTGATGGAAAAACACTTCTTATGTCGTACTGCTGCTAGTTTTGTTTCTTCTCGAATTGGAATTATCTCGAGGCCCCCAATATTGCCAAAGGATCTAGGAATTACTAGAGAAAGGAATGGTAGTTTGATAGTTGTGGGATCATATGTTCCAAAAACAACAAAGCAG GTTGAAGAACTTAAATTACAGTGTGGTCATTTCTTGAAAAGCATTGAG GTCTCAGTTGAAAAACTTGCAATGAGGCCTGTCGAGGAGCGGGAGGAGGAAGTCAGTCGAGCAGCTGAAATAGCAGATGCATACCTTAAAGCTCATAAAGACACCCTTATAATGACCAGCCAGAATCTCATAACTGGAAAAA TTGCCTCTGAAAGTTTGGACATTAATTTTAAAGTGAGCTCTGCTTTAGTGGAAATAGTGAAAAGAATAATTACAAAACCTCGCTATATACTCGCAAAGGTACATGTTTAA
- the LOC107607517 gene encoding tubulin-folding cofactor A-like isoform X1 produces MGTPTMVVSTDPAHSLSNSFAQKNVLAESRMMIPDFHKRLKATLVDLKGALAELEESNEKEGPEIDDARNTIAEVEKVVRTTEA; encoded by the exons ATGGGCACCCCCACTATGGTGGTTTCAACTGACCCTGCTCACTCCTTAAGCAACTCTTTTGCTCAG AAAAATGTGCTGGCTGAGTCTAGGATGATGATTCCTGATTTCCACAAGCGCCTTAAGGCCACACTTGTGGATTTAAAAGGAGCATTG GCTGAGCTAGAGGAATCAAATGAGAAGGAAGGTCCTGAAATCGATGATGCTCGAAACACCATTGCTGAAGTTGAGAAAGTAGTTAGAACTACTGAAGCTTAG
- the LOC107607517 gene encoding tubulin-folding cofactor A-like isoform X2, translated as MKEKGADPYDLKQQKNVLAESRMMIPDFHKRLKATLVDLKGALAELEESNEKEGPEIDDARNTIAEVEKVVRTTEA; from the exons ATGAAGGAGAAGGGTGCTGACCCTTATGATCTCAAGCAGCAG AAAAATGTGCTGGCTGAGTCTAGGATGATGATTCCTGATTTCCACAAGCGCCTTAAGGCCACACTTGTGGATTTAAAAGGAGCATTG GCTGAGCTAGAGGAATCAAATGAGAAGGAAGGTCCTGAAATCGATGATGCTCGAAACACCATTGCTGAAGTTGAGAAAGTAGTTAGAACTACTGAAGCTTAG